Genomic DNA from Electrophorus electricus isolate fEleEle1 chromosome 23, fEleEle1.pri, whole genome shotgun sequence:
TCAAATAGTTAAAACAGATATTTGGACACCTTTAGTGACTTCTTAAATAAAGCTTAGAGATGTAATAAGAGATTAAAACATGATTCAGCTTTCGTCAGAAATGTTGATGTGTTTCAGAATGAGCCTAAGTCACAGCAGCTATATTTAAATGTAGTTGCCTTTATTTGGTGTTGTACAGAAACTGAACAATAGTCCGCGTGAATGGTGACATCCAGTCAGCACTCCCATTCACCGCACACCAACACAAACTGGAAACCGTCCAACCATTATTCATGATTATAAAGACCAACGTACAATGAAGCACATAAGAAATACTGTGGGGAATGGAATAACAAGTATAACTGAGACAACAGCAGTCAGAACACAATGCAACCacgcccccctctctctctctctctctctctctctctctctctctctctctctctctctctctctctctctctctctctctctctctctctctctctctctctctctctctctctctctctcatacatacatacatacacacacacacacacacacacacacacacacaccatacctcaGCCAGGCTGTGGGAATCTTAACTCCTAACAGAATTCCTTTCCTGCTGGCGGCCGCTGCTGCTAACACTGAGCATGTGTGGCAGGTGAacagtgttacagtattaaggGTTTTGGTGTCTTCCCTGTTCCTCCCTGAAGCGTGTAAGCAGCAGAACGTTACTGTCCAGAGAGCGGGACTGTCCCCAAGCCTCCAGAATAGTCAGAAAGTAAAAGGCACTTCAAAACATTGGAACAAAATCCAGTGTATTGTATAATGTAATCATACACTTGCGTCAATCTTTAACAACGGAATGAAAAAGGCCAAAGTACAGACGTTTGGCTCCGTAAGAGCGACCGCTGCAGACTTCTCTGGTGATGTTTTGTTTCGTCTGGCTAACAATACAGGCCCAAGTAACGAAGAGCTAGtctgcaaaacacacagcagacttACGGGTGAGCaatggtccacacacacacggcagactTACGGGTGAGCAacggtccacacacacacggcagactTACGGGTGAGCAacggtccacacacacacggcagactTACGGGTGAGCAacggtccacacacacacggcagactTACGGGTGAGCAacggtccacacacacagcagacttACGGGTGAGCAacggtccacacacacacggcagactTACGGGTGAGCAacggtccacacacacacggcagactTACGGGTGAGCAacggtccacacacacagcagacttACGGGTGAGCAacggtccacacacacacggcagactTACGGGTGAGCAacggtccacacacacacggcagactTACGGGTGAGCAacggtccacacacacagcagacttACGGGTGAGCAacggtccacacacacacggcagactTACGGGTGAGCAacggtccacacacacacggcagactTACGGGTGAGCAACGGAGAGTCCAGGCAAGGCATTTCAGTTGCCTCACAGAAATTGAAATAGTTGCATAGGCAAGAATCAGAGTCTCCTTCCACacgaaggaaaaaaaatcaactggcataaatatatattttatatctatatatctatatatctatatatatatatatatatatatatatatatatatatatatatatatagagagagagagagagagagagagagagagagagagagagagagagagacagaaagatttTAAGGAAAACAATTAGATAAACATTGAGAATGTCCATATGGATGGAAAGTCTGACTTCCTTGAAGTGAACAGAAGGCGTGAGAGGAATGAGGGGAGAAAGGCTTTGCGTATGAGCAGCTGAGGGCACGGGCCAGAACCCTGGCGGAATGGGGCACAGTGTGGTGAGCTGAGGCCCTACAGTTCTGTGTCCTGGTATTTGTGGGTGTCAGAGTAGTAGCTGCGCTGCTCCGCCAGCCACCGCCGGTAGTCTTCCTCGCCGGTGTCCTCTTTGCCTGGGCAGGGCTGGCAGCTCTCCAGGTACAGTGGCCTGGAGGGAGGCGTCTGCGGTTCGGGCCGCGTGCTGGACCTGCACGCAGACACGCGGGGGGAAGTTAGCTTAGGTTGCGGAACGCTAGCACCACTGCTGTTGCTGAATCGGGCACAGGATCAGGCAGGCGTGGCAGGAGCCCCGAACAGATGTCTTTTCTGGGTTACAGAAGCATTTCTAACCCCTGGGGCAAAACAGGCTCTTACCCAATAGGCTGTGGTCTGCTGTGGTCCAGTTTCTGGGATTTTATAGGGGCAGCATAGATGTCTGGGTGCTTCTGGGCAATCTCCAGCTAGCAGGACAGGAGATATTTTTATGCACACTTCATATGTcacataatatttattaatacattatattacTAGGCCACGATCTTAAAAAGTGCTTGATCACAACAGGTGTAagcgtgcgtgcacatgcacccGTGTCGTCGTTACCCTGGCATTCTGGGCTTCTTGCAGCTCCAACATCCTCTGTGCCCGGGCCATGTGATCCATCTGCTCGAACGCTCTCACCTTGCCCAGGAAGGACTTCTGGGAGGGGTCCTCGGGACTCAGGTCTGGGGGCTCGCGTTCCCTGAGGGGCGGGCTGTCCACCAGGCTTCTGGGGGCGCAAGGTGTGGAGTGGGGCTTAAGGGCTGTGGGGGGCAGTGGCGTTCCGGCGGTGCCGGGTGAATGCTGGGAGCGGAGCTGCTCGTCGCTGGTGGGATGGCTGGCGTGGGGCTCGTAGACCCGGGGCGGGTCGATGTGCTGGATCAGCGCCTCGCTGACTTTCACCTGAGACACAGTTCACTCTGGGAGTTAAAACCAGGAGAGATCTTGGCACTTAGGCCAAGCTCGCATCACCCAGCCCACACATGGCAGTCTGTTGGGAATGAGGTGAGTATCTAAACAGCCCAGGAATAcacatgacagacagacacccatcAACCCACTGACTGACAGACTGATCGACTGTGAAAACAACTTCCTCCATTACCACGTTAGCAGGCATGAAAGAGCCAACTCTAACTGACAGATACCGGGGAAACTTCCAGAACACTGCAGAACAGACCTGTAGTCTAAGGATTAATGATTACACCGTTCATGGGggcctttctgttttgtttaacgTTTGTTTAACTGATGTCAAGGttcaaaatgtgtgttttcGTAGTTCGGTAAACACAAATCCAGTAAAATCGTCACAGCATAGCATATTCTGCACAGAGAGGGGGACGGCGACTATTGGACTCAGTTTCAGTGTCATAATAATTGCAAGAACAAAGTTTTGCTCATGGCAGTCCTGAGCATTAGTCCCTTCCTAGATTCCCAGATTACTTTAACAAGGATAATCTGTTGATGTGTTTGAAGTATGCTATGACATCACAGGACTGCAGGGGGCATCAGAACACCAGAGCATACCACTAGGCTGGTCggcgggggtgggtgggggggtggatggCACTATACTCACTCGAGATCAGACCATCCTTTAAAGGGGAGCAAAAGACCAGGATGTCAGATGCTCTGTggtcatatttaatatttaaatatttaaatattcaatttatttaaaaataggCCCTGTTCTGTAACTGCATATGACCTGAAAACTACATGTAATACAAATGCAATGCAACACAGAAAGCATGCTGAGTCCATGAAGACCTTTGAAAACTGCCAACCTACTCGGACTCTCCCGGGAAGACGGCACCCAGCACTTGGGCACCGGCGGCTGGGGACTCACCCTAGAGGGTTCGGCGAGAAAGGTGGACATGAAGGGAGGAGTGATGTCGCCAGGCGTTTCTCTGCTGGCTGCAGCGGCACGCGGAGCAAGGCGGATCTCTTGACTGGACTTCCTGAGGATCTGTGAGCAGGCAGGGACCAGAGGGAGCAGGGCCAGAGGCAGCAGGGCCAGAGGGAACAGGACCAGAGGGAGCAGGGCCAGAGGGAGCAGGACCAGAGGGAGCAGGACCAGAGGGAGCAGGGCCAGAGGGAACAGGGCCAGAGGGAGCAGGGCCAGAGGGAGCAGGGCCAGAGGGAGCAGGACCAGAGGGAGCAGGACCAGAGGGAGCAGGACCAGAGGGAGCAGGACCAGAGGGAGCAGGGCCAGAGGGAACAGGGCCAGAGGGAACAGGGCCAGAGGGAGCAGGGCCAGAGGGAGCAGGACCAGAGGGAGCAGGACCAGAGGGAGCAGGACCAGAGGGAGCAGGACCAGAGGGAACAGGGCCAGAGGGAACAGGGCCAGAGGGAGCAGGGCCAGAGGGAGCAGGGCCAGAGGGAGCAGGGCCAGAGGGAGCAGGACCAGAGGGAGCAGGACCAGAGGGAGCAGGACCAGAGGGAGCAGGACTTCTCAGAGGTCTGGATAAGCGCTGGTGTCAGCAGACTTCAGAGACACAGCACGAATGCACAAGGCGAGATACACGCGATCCCATTTGTGATTACTAGGATGGCCTGAGAAGAAGTCTGAGTCTTGTGATTTGTATTGCTTATCAGTTAGGAATGCTGTAGTCACTATCTCTGAACACTAGGAGGCAGAATAGATTGTTTTCGATGTACAGTGTGTCTTTCAGAGTGAactgtgaaaaacatttatgtgtTGCCTGATGCATGCCGGTGCATGCCAAATAATAACGTCGTGTGCAGCCGTGGAGAGCAACACAGACTACAGCCTAGTACTAATGTATGAAAGAACTGGTGAAAGTGCCAGTGAGTGagttggtggtgtgtgtgtgtgtgtgtgtgtgtgtgtgtgtctgtggatgtagctgtgagagagagagtttgcatacgtgtgtgtgtgtgtgtgtgtgtgtgtctgtggatgtagctgtgagagagagagtttgcatacgtgtgtgtgtgtgtgtgtgtgtgtgttttctgaccTCCTCTGGCATGACAGGCTCAGAGGATCTGCTGATTGCAGACACTCGCTGGTGCTCCAGTGGCTCATCGAGCTCGTTATCAGTATAAGCTCCGCCCTCGTCCGCTGTGTCATCATAGTCACTGGTCACGCGGCTGTCCATGCTCAGGTAGTCAGCGCTCATTGCTGACAGATATGACATGTGGTCGTCGTGGAGCTCAAGGTCCCCTTCTGTCCCTTCCAGCTAAAAGAGACACATGATGGATCTTGTGTACAGAGAGGagtggaaaacaaaaacaaaaacaaaaacaaaaagaaggcTGTAGAGCACCACCAAAGAAAGATGAACAGTCAagagcacagaaaaaaagtgagaagGGTGGAACCGTGAAGGGTGAAACCAGGAGTAAGGCGTGTGGTCCTTACCTTCCCCTCCGAAACCCACACGGACTGTGTCTGCTGGTGCCTGACGCACTCCTTCACGCTGCCGTACCACGCGTCGTTGGCGGCGTTCAGATCGATGACAGCTAGCACAGCAACACGTGCAGGGAGCATGATTCACAGagagatgaagtgtgtgtgtgtgtgtgtgtgtgtgtgtgtgtgtgtgtgtgtgtgtgtgtgtgtgggtgtggggcggggacagagagagagagagtgtgagaatcAAGACATTTGGATTCGGTTCCTCCACAGGTTCAGCTACTGGTCTatttctgcatgtctgtctgatTGGTTTTGACTTGTGGAACATGAATGAGGATCATCCTGGTATCTGCTGAGCAGGAAATATCAGCACTGCTGTGTACCGCGGAAATCCAGTTAATATTACacataatgtataatatttcatattattacacacacaactataaaGTATAATATTGTACattaacacaaataaaatgtgcaaactGTAGGTTTAACTGCTTAATTTGTTACAAAGAAACATTACAGCACTACATACGTGACACATTGCTTTAAACATACTGATGTATTCACTCCATTATATGAACGATCACACTGGAGAACCCAggtgctgaaaatgaaaacaaatcttCCTACCTTTCCACCTGAGACAGTTTGTTACGGAAAGAACTGGGTCTCATCTTTGAGGGCTGTTCCACAGGGCGCGTTGAGGCGGTAGGGGTGTGACTGACCTGTGAACAGGTGTGAGCAGGACTTCTTGAGCTTGAGCGCCTGATCGTAGAGTTTGCGGGCGCTGCGGTTGGAGTTGGGAACCAGTCGCTGTCGCATGGCCTTCACGGTGGGCTTGCTGTCTGGGTTGAAGAAGATGACGATGGGATACCACTGCGTGTAGTTCAGCGTGTCCACGGCTTTGGGAGTCACATCCAGCAGCGCATGCTTGTCCTGGACACGGAGCAAAATGCACGGTCCGTTCGGCCGCATTATGACTAACATCAGCGGATGCTTGAAGAAGCGCTGGGTTGCAACCATGGCAACTATCCTCACCCTGTTTAGCTGTAGTTTATTTTGAGGGTACCCGTGTGCATAACtccaggtgtgagtgtgtgtgtgtgtatacataacTCCaggtgtgagcgtgtgtgcatgcataacTCCAGGTCTTAGTGTATGCGTGCATGGATAACTccaagtgtgagtgtgtgtgtgtatgcataactccaggtgtgagtgtgtgtgtgcgcgcatgcataaATCCaggtgtgagcatgtgtgtgtgtacggatAACTCCaggtgtgagcatgtgtgtgtgtgtgtgtgtgtgtgtgtgtatgtataactCCaggtgtgagcgtatgtgtgtgtgtatgccccGTATGAGTAAACTAGGTGGTGCATGTGCATTACCTGCTCAATGATCTGCCTGATGGTGTTGAGCCTCACCACTCCGGAGGACTTCTCCGACCCTGCGTCTTTGGGCTCCGTTTCTGATGAGCACACAGCGTACAGCTTATCCGACCGCAAAACCTTCAACACACCGGATCTTAAAAGGTTACAAAAAAAACTTCCTGGCTGCCATTTGCATAAAAAGGGTACGTGAACTCCGAGCAGCGGGGCGTCGCAACGGCTGAAGGTCGCCGACGCCCTCGATGCTCCGTGTCTGGACTCCGCACGGCTGCACTCACTGGCGACGACGAACTCGTCCGGGAGCTCAGCGGCCAACTTCTCGCAGGCGGCGTCGGCGATGGGTCCGAACAGCGCCACAGGCCTCCTGAAGCCCGCTGCGTACAGAAGGAGACGCGAAGAACCAAGAGGAGCCTTATAACGCCAGCAGAACCACACCAGAATCTGAACCACAGCGCCACGTGGCGGCGGCCGTCGCGCGTTTCGGACACGGGACCGAGTGTACGGATTTAGCCCTCCGAGCAAACGAACCCTGACCTTTATTAATATTAGTGCATATTTAAGTTTGGTTCTGCTGTAAATGCAGCATTGTGAAGCACTAAAACATCTGGAGCATTTCCCCTGGGAAAGACCATGGCGGTCACTGCTAGCATACACACAGTCTCCTCCTCCGCCCTCATACACTCACTATTCCAGCCCATTAGATGTCACCTCAGTGTAAGAAGATTCAGTGCTTCCTCTGACAAAAAATCTGAAGAACAGACCTCATGATCTTCACAAATGTGCGGAGTTTCTACATGTATACGTCGGTGAGTGAGGCCTGTACTGTACTGTGGGGCCACTATTCATGCTCCACATATTCATGTCACTTGGCCAGTGAAACCACTGCACCTCTCAGGGTTTAATTACTCTCCCGAGACCCGTGggcccctcacacacatccgCAGTGCAGGTTCTTACTCTTGTTTCTGGCTGCCTCCACTCcatctaaccccccccccccccctccccgcttTACCCCTCTGCCCCACTTCCCCAAGGAGCCCACCTTCTCTAAGCACCACCCGTTCGTAGGCGGGGAAGCGGGTGGAGGAGAGGCCAGTGTTCACGTCGTCCCGGCCTTTACGTACGTCCTTCTTCTTAGACGCCCTCTGACCGCGCAGCCTCCAAAAATCAGCTCTGTCACTGCCTGACCCTTTGTGAGTGTGCTGAACGTTAGTCATCTGATCAGCcctgcgcacgcgcacacacacacacacacacacacacacacacacacgggcagataAAAGGGACAAtgaggagacagtgagagaaaaaaggaggCAAGTTAAACATAGCGGCCCGATTCTGTGAACAGAAAACCCACACTGAGCTAACAGTGGGTCCCTGAGTCTGAGACCAGATTCCAGGCCGTCAGTTTGCTGGTTAAAGTGCACGGAGCTCCTGTACTTCCCAGAGTCAGTTActgaaccagaaccagaacactGCATCACGCAGGGGGGCCTGTGCCCACATCTTCAGCGCTGCTATCTTTCCTGGTCCGTTTCACACAGCTGAGCTGCAGACCTCCAGTGACCATTAGGAGGGGCTGATCCATCATCTTCACCCAGGGGCAGGGCTTAGCTCACCTGCTCTTACTGGGAATGATGCCCTTTTCCAGGAGCTGCTGGTCCTGGCCCACACGGATGGCCAGCCAGTTGCCCAGCTTGCCGTCGTACAGAGTGTCCACCACCTTGAAGACGTCGCCCCGGGAGAAGCCCAGACACTGGGGCTGCTCCTTCTCGTACCTGAAGTGCGTCCGGATGAAGAAGGAGTCCCCTCGCCCGGACGCCAGGACGCTTTCATAAACTGggacacacagaggcatgtaAGCTGCTCTTTAGCTTTAGCGaccaaacatgcatgcacgcacacacatacacacacacacacacgcacgcacgcacagacgcacacgcgcacacacgcacttcaAAAGGCAGAGCTAAAACTGGTTCAAACTGATCTGTGCTGATTGGCAACAAGCTGGTACATCCCTAGTCTTAcaaaatatctgtgtgtgggtgtgtgtgtgtgtgtgtgtgtgtgtgtgtggccacttTATAAGAGACACCTGCTCTTTCATGATTGGAAAATCCCTGTATGGAAATTAATCATGTGATCTCAGAGTGCAGTGGATCAGgttcagtgtgaatccacattgGAATGAGAAAATCCAGCAGTCATCGGTGCTAGATCAGCTGGAGCCAGAATGGGTCTCTTGTGCATATAAACATCTCATGGACGGAAGAGGATAAATGTCAAGAATCGCTCTGACGAACGGGCGTGGCGCGATCAAGCAAATTACAACCAGATACAACGCTGGAGCTCCAGGTAACGTGTCTGAATGCATAAGGCGCGGTCCCTTAGCATGGATGGGCTTATAACAGCAGACAGCCAGTTCCAGCCGTTGCTCTCTcagggaaacagaaaggcaagactGTGGTGCCAAAAACGCACAAAAACTCGATTgctgagcagtggaaaaaaatCGTCTGGTCAGATCAATCCAGATTTCTGTCGCGCCGTGTTGACGGGAGGGTTCGAATCtggcacaagcagcatgaatgGATGAGGCCTTCCTGTCAGGGGTCAAAGGTTaaggctggtggaggtggagtgatGGTGTGCGGAATGTTTTCCTggcacaccctgggtcctctgatacctgGTGATGGACGTTCGGACAGTAAGGCATACCTGAGCATTGTGGCTGACCGAGTTTATCCAGCTGTTCTCCCTAtagcagaaggacactttcagcaggacaatgcccCTTGCCACGAAGGCCATTAAAGTCATGGTTTGGTTCCAGGAACACGACAGTGAGGCTTTCttgcttccctggccttcacagtccccagatcttaatcctgtAGAGCCGCTCTGGGGCGAGGTTCAGAACAGCtcagtacctccatctaatttgtGGCAATTGCGAGAAGCGATCCTGTCCGCATGGGCCAAGAGTCCTGCAAAACGATTTCAACACCTTGTGgaatctctacacacacacacgattaatTACTGCCACGATGAATTACTGtagttctgaaggccaaaggatATCCAACGCAACACTAGATGGGTGTCTCTattaaagtggccattcagtgtatgtgtgtttgagcatggtgtgatatgtgtgatatgtgtaggaggagctgtgtgtgtttgtgtgtgtgtgcgtgtgtgtgtgtttgcatgtgtttgtttgcttgtggtgtgtctgtgcagtatatctgtgtgggtgtggtttttttgtgtggtgagtgtgatgcataagagtgtgtgtgtgtgtgtgtgtgtgtgtgtctgtgatttatctgtgcagtgtgtaagtgtgtaaaacagagaaacaaagaccATGAAAAGAAGGTGAGAACCTCCACATTCACATGTCAGTGATCATGTTCCCACAGTGTGATCTCCTTGGTAAACGCAGTATAAATGTCCACATAGCATACAGGTGACTGGTGAACCGTGCAGGTCTCAAGTTACAACACCAGTGATTAACTGCATAACACTCTGTCTACTGTCTGCTCTCGTCTGTCTCCTGCTTCACAAgccgtaaacacacacacacacacacacacacacacacacacagaccacacacatatGCCGTGAACGGC
This window encodes:
- the LOC113580041 gene encoding tight junction protein ZO-2 isoform X1, which encodes MPVKGGGRVPYANKNESVGNSGMEDTVWEQYTVTLQRDAKMGFGIAVSGGRDNPNVDSGETSIVVSDVLQGGPADGLLFESDRVIQVNTISMENVPHSFAVQQLRKCGKVAKITVKRPRKVLKRPPTPDKDSRHYNLSSYYPEDNRSLNSDPDSDYPRGNGGLGYPRERDRSLDMGRSGFLEPDYRRQDHDPGRSRGRSAERSPSPERGYRRDGSRGRSLERGTSPASSYGRDPALGYNGRRYEPRPDNRMLRGHSRDRLKEGSPSPSRGRQRELVHAEPLQAPINVMLVKNRPNEEYGLRLGSQIFIKEMTSTGLAARDGNLQEGDIILKINGTVTENLSLSDAGKLIEKSRGKLQLVVQRDHRQILVRIPALADSDSEPDDISEMESCHSYSPQDDQRSRQSDLSSHSSNEVPRDSSREEPPNRGTKVATVSSPHRPAEARHSSRYERAESQAKEPPAAVKKTPRILLRPSTEDEELYGPNTMMVSFQKGESVGLRLAGGNDVGIFIAGVQEGSPAEEEGLRVGDQILKVNNVDFRNIVREEAVMFLLELPRGENITILAQSKAEVYESVLASGRGDSFFIRTHFRYEKEQPQCLGFSRGDVFKVVDTLYDGKLGNWLAIRVGQDQQLLEKGIIPSKSRADQMTNVQHTHKGSGSDRADFWRLRGQRASKKKDVRKGRDDVNTGLSSTRFPAYERVVLREAGFRRPVALFGPIADAACEKLAAELPDEFVVAKTEPKDAGSEKSSGVVRLNTIRQIIEQDKHALLDVTPKAVDTLNYTQWYPIVIFFNPDSKPTVKAMRQRLVPNSNRSARKLYDQALKLKKSCSHLFTAVIDLNAANDAWYGSVKECVRHQQTQSVWVSEGKLEGTEGDLELHDDHMSYLSAMSADYLSMDSRVTSDYDDTADEGGAYTDNELDEPLEHQRVSAISRSSEPVMPEEILRKSSQEIRLAPRAAAASRETPGDITPPFMSTFLAEPSRVKVSEALIQHIDPPRVYEPHASHPTSDEQLRSQHSPGTAGTPLPPTALKPHSTPCAPRSLVDSPPLREREPPDLSPEDPSQKSFLGKVRAFEQMDHMARAQRMLELQEAQNARLEIAQKHPDIYAAPIKSQKLDHSRPQPIGSSTRPEPQTPPSRPLYLESCQPCPGKEDTGEEDYRRWLAEQRSYYSDTHKYQDTEL
- the LOC113580041 gene encoding tight junction protein ZO-2 isoform X3, which translates into the protein MEDTVWEQYTVTLQRDAKMGFGIAVSGGRDNPNVDSGETSIVVSDVLQGGPADGLLFESDRVIQVNTISMENVPHSFAVQQLRKCGKVAKITVKRPRKVLKRPPTPDKDSRHYNLSSYYPEDNRSLNSDPDSDYPRGNGGLGYPRERDRSLDMGRSGFLEPDYRRQDHDPGRSRGRSAERSPSPERGYRRDGSRGRSLERGTSPASSYGRDPALGYNGRRYEPRPDNRMLRGHSRDRLKEGSPSPSRGRQRELVHAEPLQAPINVMLVKNRPNEEYGLRLGSQIFIKEMTSTGLAARDGNLQEGDIILKINGTVTENLSLSDAGKLIEKSRGKLQLVVQRDHRQILVRIPALADSDSEPDDISEMESCHSYSPQDDQRSRQSDLSSHSSNEVPRDSSREEPPNRGTKVATVSSPHRPAEARHSSRYERAESQAKEPPAAVKKTPRILLRPSTEDEELYGPNTMMVSFQKGESVGLRLAGGNDVGIFIAGVQEGSPAEEEGLRVGDQILKVNNVDFRNIVREEAVMFLLELPRGENITILAQSKAEVYESVLASGRGDSFFIRTHFRYEKEQPQCLGFSRGDVFKVVDTLYDGKLGNWLAIRVGQDQQLLEKGIIPSKSRADQMTNVQHTHKGSGSDRADFWRLRGQRASKKKDVRKGRDDVNTGLSSTRFPAYERVVLREAGFRRPVALFGPIADAACEKLAAELPDEFVVAKTEPKDAGSEKSSGVVRLNTIRQIIEQDKHALLDVTPKAVDTLNYTQWYPIVIFFNPDSKPTVKAMRQRLVPNSNRSARKLYDQALKLKKSCSHLFTAVIDLNAANDAWYGSVKECVRHQQTQSVWVSEGKLEGTEGDLELHDDHMSYLSAMSADYLSMDSRVTSDYDDTADEGGAYTDNELDEPLEHQRVSAISRSSEPVMPEEILRKSSQEIRLAPRAAAASRETPGDITPPFMSTFLAEPSRVKVSEALIQHIDPPRVYEPHASHPTSDEQLRSQHSPGTAGTPLPPTALKPHSTPCAPRSLVDSPPLREREPPDLSPEDPSQKSFLGKVRAFEQMDHMARAQRMLELQEAQNARLEIAQKHPDIYAAPIKSQKLDHSRPQPIGSSTRPEPQTPPSRPLYLESCQPCPGKEDTGEEDYRRWLAEQRSYYSDTHKYQDTEL
- the LOC113580041 gene encoding tight junction protein ZO-2 isoform X2; translated protein: MPVKGGGRVPYANKNESVGNSGMEDTVWEQYTVTLQRDAKMGFGIAVSGGRDNPNVDSGETSIVVSDVLQGGPADGLLFESDRVIQVNTISMENVPHSFAVQQLRKCGKVAKITVKRPRKVLKRPPTPDKDSRHYNLSSYYPEDNRSLNSDPDSDYPRGNGGLGYPRERDRSLDMGRSGFLEPDYRRQDHDPGRSRGRSAERSPSPERGYRRDGSRGRSLERGTSPASSYGRDPALGYNGRRYEPRPDNRMLRGHSRDRLKEGSPSPSRGRQRELVHAEPLQAPINVMLVKNRPNEEYGLRLGSQIFIKEMTSTGLAARDGNLQEGDIILKINGTVTENLSLSDAGKLIEKSRGKLQLVVQRDHRQILVRIPALADSDSEPDDISEMESCHSYSPQDDQRSRQSDLSSHSSNEVPRDSSREEPPNRGTKVATVSSPHRPAEARHSSRYERAESQAKEPPAVKKTPRILLRPSTEDEELYGPNTMMVSFQKGESVGLRLAGGNDVGIFIAGVQEGSPAEEEGLRVGDQILKVNNVDFRNIVREEAVMFLLELPRGENITILAQSKAEVYESVLASGRGDSFFIRTHFRYEKEQPQCLGFSRGDVFKVVDTLYDGKLGNWLAIRVGQDQQLLEKGIIPSKSRADQMTNVQHTHKGSGSDRADFWRLRGQRASKKKDVRKGRDDVNTGLSSTRFPAYERVVLREAGFRRPVALFGPIADAACEKLAAELPDEFVVAKTEPKDAGSEKSSGVVRLNTIRQIIEQDKHALLDVTPKAVDTLNYTQWYPIVIFFNPDSKPTVKAMRQRLVPNSNRSARKLYDQALKLKKSCSHLFTAVIDLNAANDAWYGSVKECVRHQQTQSVWVSEGKLEGTEGDLELHDDHMSYLSAMSADYLSMDSRVTSDYDDTADEGGAYTDNELDEPLEHQRVSAISRSSEPVMPEEILRKSSQEIRLAPRAAAASRETPGDITPPFMSTFLAEPSRVKVSEALIQHIDPPRVYEPHASHPTSDEQLRSQHSPGTAGTPLPPTALKPHSTPCAPRSLVDSPPLREREPPDLSPEDPSQKSFLGKVRAFEQMDHMARAQRMLELQEAQNARLEIAQKHPDIYAAPIKSQKLDHSRPQPIGSSTRPEPQTPPSRPLYLESCQPCPGKEDTGEEDYRRWLAEQRSYYSDTHKYQDTEL